Sequence from the Capillibacterium thermochitinicola genome:
CCGGTTTTCGTATGGTATATGGGGAAGACTTTTTGCGCCTTTTTTGGTGACAAAACGGGTACCGACGGGAATATGGTAATATGAAGCAAACCGGGCCTGAAAGGAGGATAAAATGCGGATCAAGGATTATTACAAAAACAAACCCGTCTTTTCGCTGGAGATTTTCCCCCCGAAACCCGGTTCTCCCCTGGACGGGGTGTTCGCGACCATTGATGCCCTCTCTGTTCTGCGGCCTGATTTCATCAGCGTTACCTACGGCGCCGCCGGGGGAAGCCGCTTCTATACAGTAGAGATTGCCGATACCATCAAGAACAAATACGGGATTGAAGCCCTTGCTCATCTGACCTGCATAAACTCGACCAAGGAAGAGGTGGCGGAGATCCTTGGCCGTTTGCAGAAGGCCAAGATTGAGAACATCCTTGCGCTAAGGGGCGACCGGCCGGCGGACCAAAGTACGATACCCCCGACCACCGATTTTCAATATGCTTCCGACTTGATTAAGTTCATCAAAACCAAGGCGGATTTCTGCATCGGGGCCGCCTGCTACCCGGAGGTCCACATCGAAGCCGAAGACGCCATGGCCGATCTCCACAATTTGAAAAGAAAGGTGGAGACGGGGGCGGATTTCCTCATCACCCAGCTGTTTTTGGATAATAGTATTTT
This genomic interval carries:
- the metF gene encoding methylenetetrahydrofolate reductase [NAD(P)H] yields the protein MRIKDYYKNKPVFSLEIFPPKPGSPLDGVFATIDALSVLRPDFISVTYGAAGGSRFYTVEIADTIKNKYGIEALAHLTCINSTKEEVAEILGRLQKAKIENILALRGDRPADQSTIPPTTDFQYASDLIKFIKTKADFCIGAACYPEVHIEAEDAMADLHNLKRKVETGADFLITQLFLDNSIFYAFREKLDKLAIGVPVAAGIMPVLNKKQIERITSLCGASIPPKFRRILDRYENSPEALKEAGIAYATEQIIDLLSSGVDGIHLYTMNRPEVAKTIFGQISGIRKHLKAET